A single window of Archangium gephyra DNA harbors:
- a CDS encoding peptidoglycan DD-metalloendopeptidase family protein, giving the protein MKVEVLLNPRTWLSRLSLALLLCGTGCGSEVPNAGTQEVPPQEVSTHEAALRPNFQAPFACGQTWTYDHHSTEVRRALDFVKHGGDTNGQPQFASAAGYATRHYEAGGAGNYIKIDHGGGWQTYYFHLSAFSVPDRTQVAQGQQIGVTGSTGASSGPHIHYEQLLNGVGQDIVLNGVSLAPYPSSYFQKSITSNNCPCVIKGDIKAKYDAVNGPALLGACTAGELATPDGVGRYNHFERGSIYWTPTLGAHVVMGQIRLKWEQLGWERSVVGYPITDELVTPDGRGRFNHFERGSIYWTPELGAWEIHGNIREKWKQLGWEKSNLGYPKTGELTTPDGVGRYNHFENGSIYWTQATGAHEVRGIIQAKWAERGWETSYLGYPTTDEQGTADGVGRYNHFQRGSIYFTPATGAHEVIGDINTRWVALGREAGLLGYPLTDETKTPDGVGRFNHFQNGSIYWTQATGAHEVHGPIRAKWESLGWETGALGYPVKDEYTVTGGRESEFQKGFLTLNTATNTVTVRMK; this is encoded by the coding sequence ATGAAAGTCGAAGTCTTGTTGAATCCCCGTACGTGGCTGTCTCGTCTGTCACTGGCGCTACTTCTGTGCGGCACCGGCTGCGGTTCCGAGGTCCCGAATGCGGGCACGCAGGAGGTGCCCCCGCAGGAGGTGTCCACGCATGAGGCGGCCCTGCGGCCCAACTTCCAGGCCCCCTTCGCCTGCGGGCAGACCTGGACGTACGACCACCACAGCACCGAGGTGCGGCGCGCGCTCGACTTCGTGAAGCATGGTGGGGACACCAACGGCCAGCCCCAGTTCGCCTCGGCGGCGGGTTACGCCACGCGCCACTACGAGGCCGGCGGCGCGGGCAACTACATCAAGATCGACCACGGCGGCGGGTGGCAGACGTACTATTTCCACCTGTCCGCCTTCTCGGTGCCAGACCGCACCCAGGTGGCGCAGGGCCAGCAAATCGGCGTGACGGGGAGCACCGGCGCGAGCAGCGGACCGCACATCCACTACGAGCAGCTGCTCAACGGCGTGGGCCAGGACATCGTCCTCAACGGCGTGTCGCTCGCGCCCTATCCCAGCAGCTACTTCCAGAAGAGCATCACCAGCAACAACTGCCCTTGCGTGATCAAGGGGGACATCAAGGCGAAGTACGACGCGGTGAACGGCCCCGCGCTGCTGGGCGCGTGCACGGCCGGAGAGCTGGCCACGCCGGACGGGGTGGGGCGCTACAACCACTTCGAGCGCGGCAGCATCTACTGGACGCCGACGCTGGGCGCGCACGTGGTGATGGGGCAGATCCGCCTCAAGTGGGAGCAGCTGGGCTGGGAGCGCAGCGTCGTGGGTTACCCCATCACCGACGAGCTGGTGACGCCGGACGGGCGAGGCCGCTTCAATCACTTCGAGCGCGGCAGCATCTACTGGACGCCGGAGCTGGGGGCCTGGGAAATCCACGGAAACATCCGCGAGAAGTGGAAGCAGCTGGGTTGGGAGAAGAGCAACCTGGGCTACCCGAAGACAGGGGAGCTGACGACGCCGGACGGAGTGGGCCGCTACAACCACTTCGAGAATGGCAGCATCTACTGGACGCAGGCCACGGGAGCGCACGAGGTGCGCGGCATCATCCAAGCCAAGTGGGCGGAGCGGGGCTGGGAGACGAGCTACCTGGGCTACCCGACGACGGATGAGCAGGGGACGGCGGACGGGGTGGGCCGCTACAACCACTTCCAGCGCGGCAGCATCTACTTCACGCCCGCGACGGGCGCGCATGAGGTGATTGGGGACATCAACACGAGGTGGGTGGCGTTGGGGCGTGAGGCGGGACTGCTGGGCTACCCGTTGACGGACGAGACGAAGACGCCGGATGGGGTGGGGCGCTTCAACCACTTCCAGAACGGCAGCATCTACTGGACGCAGGCCACGGGAGCGCACGAGGTGCACGGACCCATCCGGGCGAAGTGGGAGTCGCTGGGCTGGGAGACGGGGGCGCTGGGCTACCCGGTGAAGGACGAGTACACCGTCACCGGTGGGCGCGAGAGCGAGTTCCAGAAGGGCTTCCTCACGCTCAACACCGCCACCAACACCGTCACCGTTCGCATGAAGTAG
- a CDS encoding LGFP repeat-containing protein, which translates to MRPLRHLMLLCALTAIGCGTAEETQRVDELTGEVLLDVTATHDMHRLMEDADLTGGASITPAQVQQFLQQKGSYLAGYRDPVWGNKTAATLIVERSRAYSISPLYMLARIQIESGLIQSGNSNNLAKATGCGCPDSGGCNVSYSGFGNQVECGAAKIRNYLRDLDAGRPTVSGWKVGLTKQTLDPCTVTPATKATAALYTYTPWVGAYAVQCGYDSVGGSSLVAEVFKRYRSEYAWGTCTVGGAILTRYNQLGGAGGFLGSCVTSELTTPDGIGRYNHFQNGSIYWTQATGAWEVWGQIRLKWEQLGWERSVLGYPITGELTAPDGRGRFNHFQNGSIYWTPELGAWEIHGEIRAKWEQLGWEKSQLGYPKTGELVTPDGAGRYNHFENGSIYWTQATGAHEVRGIIQAKWAERGWETSYLGYPTTDEQGTPDGVGRYNHFQRGSIYFTPATGAHEVIGDINAKWMALGREAGLLGYPLTDETKTPDGVGRFNHFQNGSIYWTQATGAREVHGPIRAKWESLGWETGALGYPVTDEYAVTGGRESEFQKGFLTLNTTTNTVTVRMK; encoded by the coding sequence ATGCGCCCGTTGCGCCATTTGATGCTGTTGTGTGCCCTGACCGCCATCGGTTGCGGTACCGCCGAGGAAACCCAGCGCGTGGATGAGTTGACGGGCGAGGTCCTGCTCGATGTGACCGCGACCCACGACATGCACCGGCTGATGGAGGATGCCGACCTGACCGGTGGCGCTTCGATCACCCCCGCGCAGGTGCAGCAGTTCCTCCAGCAGAAGGGCTCCTATCTGGCCGGGTACAGGGACCCGGTGTGGGGCAACAAGACCGCCGCCACGCTCATCGTCGAGCGCTCCCGCGCGTACTCCATCAGCCCGCTCTACATGCTGGCGCGGATCCAGATCGAGTCAGGCCTCATCCAGAGCGGGAACTCGAACAACCTGGCGAAGGCCACCGGCTGCGGCTGTCCGGACAGCGGCGGCTGCAACGTGAGCTACTCGGGCTTTGGGAACCAGGTGGAGTGCGGTGCCGCGAAGATCCGGAACTATTTGAGGGACCTGGACGCGGGCAGGCCCACGGTCAGCGGGTGGAAGGTCGGTCTCACCAAGCAGACGTTGGATCCCTGCACGGTGACGCCCGCCACCAAGGCCACCGCAGCGCTCTACACGTACACCCCGTGGGTGGGCGCGTATGCCGTCCAGTGCGGATATGACAGCGTGGGCGGCTCGTCGCTCGTGGCGGAGGTCTTCAAGCGCTACCGGAGCGAATACGCCTGGGGCACGTGCACGGTGGGTGGTGCGATCCTCACGCGCTACAACCAGCTGGGCGGAGCCGGAGGCTTCCTCGGCTCGTGCGTGACGAGCGAGCTGACGACGCCGGACGGCATCGGCCGCTACAACCACTTCCAGAACGGCAGCATCTACTGGACGCAGGCGACGGGGGCCTGGGAGGTGTGGGGGCAGATCCGCCTCAAGTGGGAGCAGCTGGGCTGGGAGCGCAGCGTCCTGGGCTACCCCATCACCGGTGAGCTGACGGCGCCGGACGGGCGCGGCCGTTTCAACCACTTCCAGAACGGCAGCATCTACTGGACGCCGGAGTTGGGGGCCTGGGAGATCCACGGAGAAATCCGTGCGAAGTGGGAGCAGCTGGGCTGGGAGAAGAGCCAGCTGGGCTACCCGAAGACGGGCGAGCTGGTGACGCCGGATGGAGCGGGCCGCTACAACCACTTCGAGAATGGCAGCATCTACTGGACGCAGGCCACGGGAGCGCACGAGGTGCGCGGCATCATCCAAGCCAAGTGGGCGGAGCGGGGCTGGGAGACGAGCTACCTGGGCTATCCGACGACGGATGAGCAGGGGACGCCGGACGGGGTGGGCCGCTACAACCACTTCCAGCGCGGCAGCATCTACTTCACGCCAGCGACGGGCGCGCACGAGGTGATTGGCGACATCAACGCGAAGTGGATGGCGCTGGGCCGGGAGGCGGGACTGCTGGGCTACCCGCTGACGGACGAGACGAAGACGCCGGATGGGGTGGGGCGTTTCAACCACTTCCAGAACGGCAGCATCTACTGGACGCAGGCGACGGGGGCGCGCGAGGTGCACGGCCCCATCCGGGCGAAGTGGGAGTCGCTGGGCTGGGAGACGGGAGCGCTGGGCTACCCGGTGACGGACGAGTACGCCGTCACGGGCGGCCGTGAGAGTGAGTTCCAGAAGGGCTTCCTCACGCTCAACACCACCACCAACACCGTCACCGTTCGCATGAAGTAG
- a CDS encoding N-acetylmuramoyl-L-alanine amidase yields the protein MKTRSGIALLAASLALAQGCGTNEEKVSAPAAAQVDLQATEAMAREDDSYDALFKEAGQEFNVPPALLKSVSFVQTRYQMVQGAEEFEGRPAVHGLMALSGAVLEEGAKLAGVTVEQARTDARSNVRAAAALLSHRAEALKIDRTQAAKWAPAVAEVSGIENEEGRRSFVHNEVFRVARLGLGTLSKEWAASGQGPVVEELGQQTQALAGPDYAPAIWRPSPNYNARPMGVKMVVIHTCESGYSGCWSWLTNSTSQVSAHYVVREDGGEISQLVRDGSRAWHIGATYQCSNNSGVECGLNGRSSNDFTIGIEHGGYASTVNWPVAQIDASARLLCDMTRDHGIPRDRYHVVGHGQLQPYNRTDPGANWPWTDYLNRANAHCGCTVGGAILTRYNQLGGAGGFLGRCLTNELTTPDGIGRFNHFQNGSIYWTQNTGAWEVWGQIRLKWEQLGWEQSALGYPITGELTTPDTIGRYNHFQNGSIYWTPDTGAHEVRGFIRIKWEQLGWETSPLGYPITDETGTPDGVGRFNHFRKGATEGSIYWTPATGAWAVYGAIRAKWAELGWEQGALGYPVKDEYAVTGGRESEFQRGFITYNSSTGALTVRMK from the coding sequence ATGAAGACCAGGTCGGGAATTGCCTTGCTCGCCGCCTCGCTGGCGCTGGCGCAGGGGTGCGGCACGAACGAGGAGAAGGTGTCGGCCCCTGCCGCCGCGCAGGTGGACCTCCAGGCAACGGAGGCCATGGCTCGCGAGGACGACTCCTACGACGCGCTCTTCAAGGAGGCGGGCCAGGAGTTCAACGTGCCGCCCGCGCTGCTCAAGTCGGTCTCCTTCGTGCAGACGCGCTACCAGATGGTGCAGGGCGCCGAGGAGTTCGAGGGGCGTCCGGCCGTCCATGGTCTGATGGCGCTCTCGGGCGCGGTGCTCGAGGAGGGCGCGAAGCTGGCCGGTGTCACGGTGGAGCAGGCCCGGACGGATGCGCGCTCCAACGTTCGTGCGGCGGCGGCGCTGCTGTCCCACCGCGCGGAGGCGCTGAAGATCGATCGGACGCAGGCGGCGAAGTGGGCCCCGGCGGTGGCCGAGGTGTCCGGCATCGAGAACGAGGAAGGCCGTCGCAGCTTCGTCCACAATGAGGTCTTCCGCGTGGCCCGCCTGGGGCTGGGGACGCTCTCGAAGGAGTGGGCGGCGAGTGGACAGGGCCCGGTGGTGGAGGAGCTGGGGCAGCAGACGCAGGCACTCGCCGGTCCGGACTACGCACCGGCCATCTGGAGGCCCTCGCCCAACTACAACGCGCGGCCCATGGGCGTGAAGATGGTGGTCATCCACACCTGCGAGAGTGGCTACTCGGGGTGCTGGAGCTGGCTGACCAACAGCACCTCCCAGGTGAGCGCGCACTACGTGGTGCGTGAGGACGGCGGGGAGATCAGCCAGCTGGTGCGGGACGGGAGCCGGGCCTGGCACATCGGCGCCACCTACCAGTGCAGCAACAACAGTGGCGTGGAGTGCGGGCTGAACGGGAGAAGCTCCAACGACTTCACCATCGGCATCGAGCACGGCGGGTATGCGTCGACGGTGAACTGGCCGGTGGCGCAGATCGACGCCTCGGCCCGGCTGCTGTGCGACATGACGCGGGACCACGGGATTCCGCGGGACCGCTACCACGTGGTGGGGCACGGCCAGCTCCAGCCGTACAACCGCACGGATCCCGGCGCCAACTGGCCCTGGACGGACTACCTCAACCGGGCCAATGCCCACTGCGGCTGCACGGTGGGTGGGGCGATCCTCACGCGCTACAACCAGCTGGGCGGAGCCGGGGGCTTCCTCGGCCGGTGCTTGACGAACGAGCTGACGACGCCGGACGGCATCGGCCGCTTCAACCACTTCCAGAATGGCAGCATCTACTGGACGCAGAACACGGGCGCCTGGGAGGTGTGGGGGCAGATCCGCCTCAAGTGGGAGCAGCTGGGCTGGGAGCAGAGCGCGCTGGGCTACCCCATCACCGGTGAGCTGACGACGCCGGACACCATCGGCCGCTACAACCACTTCCAGAATGGCAGCATCTACTGGACGCCGGACACGGGAGCCCACGAGGTGCGCGGCTTCATCCGCATCAAGTGGGAGCAGCTGGGCTGGGAGACGAGCCCGCTGGGTTACCCCATCACGGATGAGACGGGGACGCCGGACGGGGTGGGCCGCTTCAACCACTTCCGCAAGGGCGCCACCGAGGGCAGCATCTACTGGACGCCGGCGACGGGTGCGTGGGCGGTGTACGGCGCCATCCGCGCGAAGTGGGCGGAGCTGGGCTGGGAGCAGGGCGCGCTGGGCTACCCGGTGAAGGACGAGTACGCCGTCACCGGTGGCCGCGAGAGCGAGTTCCAGAGGGGCTTCATCACCTACAACTCCTCCACCGGCGCGCTCACCGTGCGCATGAAGTAG